The DNA segment TGCCTAGATTCAATAACAATCGCCGAGCGTTCTCGTTGATCGAAATTCTGGCAGCGGTCATGATCGCTGCCACGGTCGCTACGATCGCGGTCACCCAGTTTCGAACACCGGGTGATACCGCGCACTGGCGAAGCTGCCAGTTGAGCCGCCAAACCGTTCAAAACGAAGCCAACCGTTACATCGACATTACCGGGTCACTACCGTCGTCGGATCTTCGACAATTGTCGTCATCACAGTACTGGGACGGCCCGCTGCCAACATGCCCGGTTACCGGTACCGCCTTCACACTGGATCGTTCCGGCAACATCAATTGCAAGTCGCATCCCTAAACGAACAAGCACGCGATGAACATCGCGATGCCAAACTTAGGGACGGGCTGCCATGATCCAGCACATCGAATCGGGTTCGATGCCGAGTGCATTGGCGTCGGGTGCAAGGACGTCGACTTGATTGCCCTGTACCGCAACACGGGTTAGGACACTGGCGAAGCCGCCTTGCTTGCTGGCCAAGATGACCTCTTGGGCTGTCGTGTCCAGCGTATCCAGTATTCGGCCGACAGACATTTCACCACAGCGACGGACCGCCTCGATTCGATTGGTCTCGCACTGGATCACCGGCCCGGCGTCGAAGATGTCGACCAAATCCGTTTCGTGGAAACCTTCCGCCTTCAACATTTTGAGCGCCGGCTGCGTCTCGTCGTGAACCTGCCCTAGGCCATTGCGAATCTCGGGGGGTAATAGATCCAGATAGATCGGATGCTGTGGCATCATCTCTTCGATAAAGTCTTTCGACATCGTCGACATGGCATCCGCAGTCGCAAACTCGACCGGAATGAATCGGCCGGTCACAGCATCCCAGAACGGAACGCTGCCATCGGATGACGCACGGCCTCGCATTTCAGCAATCACGGAATCGGCGAAACGGTGAGGCTGCATCGCGATCAACATGAATCGAGCGAGCGAAAGCCATCGGCCCCGTCCGCCACCGCGAAATCGGCTGCGCAGGAACAGGCTGCCAATTTCGGTGGGTCCGTCGTGAGTACGATACAACGACAGACGCTCGCGATGATGACGCACACCAAGTTGGTCGCTGTGATGATCGGAAACGATCCGCTGATAGGCATAGAACGGTTGGTGACCGCCGGTCTTGGTGTAGATCGTGGACGTACCGATAATCTCACCTACTTCGTTATCGATCACATTGGAATCATCGACCATCACCAACACGAACGGTTCGTCTCGCGTTGACGCTCCGATGCGACTCATTGCAAACACCGACTGCTCGATTCGATCGAGCAGTTGCTCACCATTCAACTGCAGCGACGTCAGACCTCGCGTCGCCGATCGGACCAACTTTAAGAGATCGTCGAAGTCATCAATACGAACGGCGCGTACCATCATCATCGCGATACTCTCCCAGAGAAGCGTGAACGCCTAACCCAGCTTCTTTGCAAACGCTTCGAGCGACTTGTCGAGCAATCCGATCGCCGCATCGATGTGATCGTGAGTCGTCGTGACCGGCGGAGGCAAAAACCGGATACGCGTGGGATCGCCACCACAAAGAAAACAGAGCAGGCCGAGATCAAACATCGTATCCATCAACAGTTTCGCTTGGTCGTAACTGCCATCGCCGGGCGTGAAGGCAATCATCATGCCTTCGCCGAATGGACCATTTACCAACTTGGGATACTTCTGGTGAAGCTTTTCCAGTGCGGCGGCAAAATAAGCGTGGCGAGTCATATTCTTGCCCGTTTTGCCAAAGCATCCTTCCGCATCTAGCAATTCCAAGATTTTTATGCCGGACGCGATCGACGAAGATGCCCCTGTGAACGTTTGGCTTAGCAGAGGCCCCTTGGGCACAAAGTCTTTTCCGTAAAGCGTCGCACACACCTGCGTGATCTTGCCGAGCGTGACGATGTCAGCAAATTCGTCCAAACCGTAATGCTGGAAAGCGAAGGGCATCGAGGTGCGCGAGAAGGATTGAACTTCATCAAAGATGATCGGAACGCCGGCATCGCGAAGCGGCTTGGAAATCGCAGCGAAAAATTCGTGGCTGCCCGGATAATATCCGCCTTCCCCAGCGACCGGTTCGGCCCAAAAAGCTGCATAACGACCGGGATGACGTTTGAGCAATCGATGGAGTTCATCGACGGCCCATTTTTGGCTTCGCTTGGGATTGGCTTGATCGCGAAACGGCAAGTAGTCGACGTTCACGACCAGCGGCAATCCCATACGGTACTTTGCCTTGTCCGTCAAAGCAGCCATCGCTAGCGATCGACCGGCAAATGCATTGTCAAACGCGATCACTCGATCGGCCGGCGAGTTGTGATGCATCGCAATCTTCAGCGCGTTTTCGTTCGCCATCGCGCCACTTGTCGAAAGCAAACAGTGATCCATGCGAGCGCCATTCTTTTTGGCTAACTCGATCAACCGTTCGCTCATCTTGATGCTTGGCGGATGCTGTTGCAGGTTCCCCTGCATGACCGTGTCTTCTAGAGCGCCGTCGATGGCCGCGTCGATCATGGCCGGATGGCTATGCCCACAACCATGCACGCCGATGCCGCCGATGAAGTCCATCTTAATGCTGCCGTCGGCCAACTCGACCATCGGGCCGTTACCCAAGCCTGACGAAAGATACGGTAAGAAAGGCGGACCACCACGGGTCGCCCCCAATCGTTCAAGCAATGCTTGATACGACGTCACCAGTGCCGGATCAGGATCCTTGGGCGCGGTCATCGTGGCGGAGTGGTCGGCAACAGCTTCGGCGATCAAGCGACGGGCTTCGGCGATTCGCGGGTCCGCTCGCAGCGATTCTGCATTCAACGACTTTTTGACCGATGATTCCACGACAACTGACTCCGGGACCGACAACGATGGGGATTGAAAAGAACGATTCGCGATTCACAACGCAGGAACATAGTAACGCTTGCGGCCGAAAAGGTTCAGGCGCCGCCGATTTCGTGGCTATCACGTTTCCTGACTAGCGTGTTCTTGACCAGCGAAGCTGGCAATCAGGGCGGCAACCGTCAACGCGGCCGGTGCGATCGAGTCGACTTCGCAGAACTCGGTCGGACTGTGCAGCCCATCGCCAGAAACGCCCATTGTGTCGACATTTTTCAGTCCCCAGGCGGCCAGCTTTGATCCATCACAAGCACCGCCCGTATCGGACCAGCGAACTGACCGTCCCGCAAACTTCGCGGCTTGTTCGACGGCCTGCTGCATTTCTCGACCGACGGCGTCGACACGCTTTGGTGGCGAGTGAAATTCACCCTGCAAGGCGACGCGAAAATCGTCCTGGCAAAACTGCTGTGCCAGGTCCGTTAGCGACTGCTGCACCCGCACCATCGCATCGGCGTCGGTGACTCGCACGTTCAACTGAACTGCCGCATGGTCGGGCACACGATTTAGCGGGCCGCCGCCGGTGATGCGACCGACATTGACCAGAACTCCAACGTCTGGATCGTGCAAAGATGTGATTTCGGGGACTAGCTTGGCCAAATGAACGATTGCGTTTCGACCGTCTTGCGGATTGCGACCTGCGTGAGCCGATCGGCCGCGGACGACAAACACAAAGTTGCCGGATCCTTTGCGATTAGCGACCAGCGACCGGTCCGGCAACGTCGGTTCGAAGACAAGTGCTTGATCAAACTGACCAACCATCGCGTGAATGGCTTCGCTCGATGCGGTGGTGCCAATTTCTTCGTCCGGATTCAACAAAATTGAGACGCCAACGCCATCTGCCAAGCCGAACTTCAAAACCGCTTCCATTGCCAGCTTGATGACCGCGATGCCGCCCTTGGCATCGGCCGTTCCGGGCCCCACCAGACGGTTCCCCATCCGCACACATCGATTGGGCTCGATGCCTGGGGGATAGACGGTATCATAGTGAATCATCATCAAGATTCGTCGCTTGGAAGACACATTGTGGTGCCAGACCAACAGTGGGCCTGTCGGTTTGCGAAGCAATTCTTCGGAATCTCCGATCAGTTTCAATTCGGGCAGTTCAACGGAATCGAACTGGACTCCGACTCGACCAAAGTCTTCGATCAGCATCGCAGCCATTGATCGCAGGCTGGTCGAGTCCATGGACCACGAATTTTGATCGCACCAGCGAACCAATTCGGCGACCGACGACTCGGTTCGCCCGCCAATCCACTGGGCCGCTGCGTTGATTCGTTCGGTAAGCTTGGCGGACGACGATTCCACAAGATTGGACTTTCAAAAAGACGATTTGCCATAAAAACGGCGAACCAGCCCAGGCTGGGCCGCGAACGGCATGGTTCTCTTCACCGCAAGATCCGTTATTCTGCTAAGCTTCGAGATTGGAGATTCATCGAGTAATTTTATGGGCGAAATACTGCTCTATTACAGACGGCCCGACCCGACGACTTGGGTTTACTTGTCGTCGTTCTTGGCCATTGGATTGTACTTCGTTTTCCATCGGTTCTGGAGCATCCGGAATCTCGACATTCTGCTGATCATCTTGTTGGCCCCTGGATTGTTGATCGTCCACGAGGGATACCGGCGACAATTGGTTCAGTCCGAGGCGATAGTGCGGTCGGAGTCTAGCGGAGAAGTCCCAGAGAAGCCTAAATCGGACATCAGTCCAGTAAAGTCGCTAGCGTCATCGCTGCCGATTTTCGCGTTGTTCCAGATCGACACCGATCCTGTGGCCGATGCGGCTGAAACGCAGAATACGGCTGAAGCAGAAAATTCTGCTGAAACACTCGATGCACCCGACCAGACGCCGGTGGCCGAGCCGATTCCGCTAGGTCCACGGGACATCCAACGATGGGGATTCATCTACCTGTTCATCGTCGAAGCGTTTCTGCTGCTGCGGTTGATGCTGGATCCGTTGATGGTTCGACGGCCACTGCTTGACCCCAACCTGACCAGTGGCGGATTGACCTTTATCGGAATTTCGTTGTTCATTTTCATGATGGCGAATGTCGTGACGAGCGATTCACGGATCCAGGTCACTCAGGGGCCAGCCCTTGGACCGGGCTATGCGATGATGAACATGTTGCCAGCGATTCCGACGCGTCCGATCAGTGACGAGATCGGCGGCGCCTCGTTGCAAGAGATGCCGACGGCGACAGATACGTCAAACTCGCAGTCTCGATTGGCGACCGTTGCCAAGGCACTCGCTATAGCTGCCCATTTGGCGATCGTGACGGGAATCGTATTGATCGGCAATCGTCACTTTGCCAACATTCGCGCCGGCGTTGGCTGCGCGACGCTGTACCTGATGCTGCCTTACACCGCTCAAATGACCGGCCGTGTTGACCATGCTTTGCCAGCCGCGCTTTTATTATGGGCGGTGCTGTCGTATCGACGTCCGTTAGTCGCCGGCATCTTCCTTGGACTCGCCGGGGGTTTGGTGTATTACCCGCTGTTCTTGCTGCCGCTTTGGTTTAGTTTCTACTGGCAACGGGGCGCTCGGCAATTTGCAATCGGTGTGGTTGGAATGTTGGCGTTGCTGATGATCGCGCTTTCGTTCGACGACACGGCATCGCTGACCGAACATTTTCGGCGGATGTTTGGGCTGCTCAATCCGAACCGCGATTCGATTGGGCTTCGTGGATTTTGGAGTCTGGGCCCCGAACCGATTTGGCGACTGCCTGTGATTGTTGCGTTCGTCATCCTGTGCGCGTTCTTCGCAGCGTGGCCGGCTCAAAAGAATTTGGGCACCCTGATCAGCGGATCGGCCGCGGTGATGGTGGCGTCTCAGTTCTGGCATGGCTATGGCGGCGGACTCTACATCGCATGGTTCCTGCCGCTATTGCTGCTGGCCGTCTTTCGTCCCAATCTGCAGGACCGCATCGCGACCAAGGTAGTGATAACGGGCAAACGATCGATGGGCGGAAAATCCAATTTAGCCATCGCAGGTTTCGCCGCTGGAACTCAGTCCTGAACTCAGCTTTAAACTCGGTCTTGAACTCTGGCTTGAATTGGGCCACGGAACTCGCGGGCCTCGCCGCCTGAGACTTTGCCGCCCGCGTTTCCTGGATCCGATAACCATTAGCGCCGTGCACTCACCAGTGCCAAAATATCCATCGAGAATGCCTTGAACGAATCCGTCCCCGCCCCTGAATCGGCTCCCGACCTTGACCCGCACGACGCCAGCGATGCGGTCGCGCGGTACCAATCACAACTAGAAACCATCAACGCCAAAAGCAACGAGTTGGTGGCCAAGGATCGGTTGATTGGTAAGTTCCGAGTCGTGTTGTTCTTTGCCGCGATCGTGTTTTGGGTCGTTGGCTATTCAAGCGACAACTTGTCAGGTGCCGTCTATTTGGGATGGTTTATGT comes from the Rubripirellula reticaptiva genome and includes:
- a CDS encoding glycosyltransferase family 87 protein; its protein translation is MGEILLYYRRPDPTTWVYLSSFLAIGLYFVFHRFWSIRNLDILLIILLAPGLLIVHEGYRRQLVQSEAIVRSESSGEVPEKPKSDISPVKSLASSLPIFALFQIDTDPVADAAETQNTAEAENSAETLDAPDQTPVAEPIPLGPRDIQRWGFIYLFIVEAFLLLRLMLDPLMVRRPLLDPNLTSGGLTFIGISLFIFMMANVVTSDSRIQVTQGPALGPGYAMMNMLPAIPTRPISDEIGGASLQEMPTATDTSNSQSRLATVAKALAIAAHLAIVTGIVLIGNRHFANIRAGVGCATLYLMLPYTAQMTGRVDHALPAALLLWAVLSYRRPLVAGIFLGLAGGLVYYPLFLLPLWFSFYWQRGARQFAIGVVGMLALLMIALSFDDTASLTEHFRRMFGLLNPNRDSIGLRGFWSLGPEPIWRLPVIVAFVILCAFFAAWPAQKNLGTLISGSAAVMVASQFWHGYGGGLYIAWFLPLLLLAVFRPNLQDRIATKVVITGKRSMGGKSNLAIAGFAAGTQS
- a CDS encoding aminotransferase class III-fold pyridoxal phosphate-dependent enzyme, translated to MESSVKKSLNAESLRADPRIAEARRLIAEAVADHSATMTAPKDPDPALVTSYQALLERLGATRGGPPFLPYLSSGLGNGPMVELADGSIKMDFIGGIGVHGCGHSHPAMIDAAIDGALEDTVMQGNLQQHPPSIKMSERLIELAKKNGARMDHCLLSTSGAMANENALKIAMHHNSPADRVIAFDNAFAGRSLAMAALTDKAKYRMGLPLVVNVDYLPFRDQANPKRSQKWAVDELHRLLKRHPGRYAAFWAEPVAGEGGYYPGSHEFFAAISKPLRDAGVPIIFDEVQSFSRTSMPFAFQHYGLDEFADIVTLGKITQVCATLYGKDFVPKGPLLSQTFTGASSSIASGIKILELLDAEGCFGKTGKNMTRHAYFAAALEKLHQKYPKLVNGPFGEGMMIAFTPGDGSYDQAKLLMDTMFDLGLLCFLCGGDPTRIRFLPPPVTTTHDHIDAAIGLLDKSLEAFAKKLG
- a CDS encoding arginine N-succinyltransferase, translating into MMMVRAVRIDDFDDLLKLVRSATRGLTSLQLNGEQLLDRIEQSVFAMSRIGASTRDEPFVLVMVDDSNVIDNEVGEIIGTSTIYTKTGGHQPFYAYQRIVSDHHSDQLGVRHHRERLSLYRTHDGPTEIGSLFLRSRFRGGGRGRWLSLARFMLIAMQPHRFADSVIAEMRGRASSDGSVPFWDAVTGRFIPVEFATADAMSTMSKDFIEEMMPQHPIYLDLLPPEIRNGLGQVHDETQPALKMLKAEGFHETDLVDIFDAGPVIQCETNRIEAVRRCGEMSVGRILDTLDTTAQEVILASKQGGFASVLTRVAVQGNQVDVLAPDANALGIEPDSMCWIMAARP
- a CDS encoding hydrolase, which encodes MESSSAKLTERINAAAQWIGGRTESSVAELVRWCDQNSWSMDSTSLRSMAAMLIEDFGRVGVQFDSVELPELKLIGDSEELLRKPTGPLLVWHHNVSSKRRILMMIHYDTVYPPGIEPNRCVRMGNRLVGPGTADAKGGIAVIKLAMEAVLKFGLADGVGVSILLNPDEEIGTTASSEAIHAMVGQFDQALVFEPTLPDRSLVANRKGSGNFVFVVRGRSAHAGRNPQDGRNAIVHLAKLVPEITSLHDPDVGVLVNVGRITGGGPLNRVPDHAAVQLNVRVTDADAMVRVQQSLTDLAQQFCQDDFRVALQGEFHSPPKRVDAVGREMQQAVEQAAKFAGRSVRWSDTGGACDGSKLAAWGLKNVDTMGVSGDGLHSPTEFCEVDSIAPAALTVAALIASFAGQEHASQET
- a CDS encoding type II secretion system protein — protein: MPRFNNNRRAFSLIEILAAVMIAATVATIAVTQFRTPGDTAHWRSCQLSRQTVQNEANRYIDITGSLPSSDLRQLSSSQYWDGPLPTCPVTGTAFTLDRSGNINCKSHP